DNA sequence from the Candidatus Eremiobacteraceae bacterium genome:
GGTCATCACGCCATAACCGTCCATGGCTGCTTCGAGCGCCTTGGTCGGATCGATCTCGGTCACGATCACGCCCGCGCCCATGCCGCGCGCGCGTTGCGCGATGCCGCGTCCGCACCAGCCGTAGCCCGCGACAACGAAAACTTTTCCGGCGAGCAGCACGTTGGTGGCGCGCACGATGCCGTCCAGCGTGGATTGGCCGGTGCCGTAGCGATTGTCGAAGAGGTGCTTGGTGAGCGCGTCGTTCACCGCAACGATCGGATACTTGAGGACGCCTTCCTTCTCCATGCTGCGCAGGCGGATGACGCCGGTGGTGGTCTCTTCGGTCCCGCCGATGATGGCCGCCAGTTTCGCCGGATGCTTCGTCAGGATCGTTGTGACGAGATCGCAGCCGTCGTCCATGGTGAATTGCGGATCCGTCGCGATGACCGCCTCGATATGGGAGTAATAGCGTTGGTTATCCTCACCTTTGACCGCATAGATCTTGCATCCGTGATCGGCGACCAACACAGCGGCGACATCGTCTTGCGTGGAAAGCGGGTTGCTTGCGCATAGCGCCACTTCAGCGCCGCCGGCGCGCAACGCGATCATCAGATTTGCGGTCTCAGTTGTGACGTGCAGACATGCGCCAAGCCGGAGATCCGCGAACGGACGCTCTTTTGCGAACCGATCGCGCACTGCGGCGAGCACGGGCATGCTTTGCGCAGCCCACGCCACGCGGCGCCGGCCGGATTCTGCCAGCCCCAAATCCTTGATGTCGTAAGCGGCCGCGGCCATGCTTTCTTGCGTGGTCGACAAGTGTTGATTCCTCCGGTGAGAATTTACATGAATAGCGGGTAAAAGCTATACACTCCACTTTGTTGTCCCGCGCGCGGAATCCTCGGAGATTCTGTTCGCTGTTGCGAGGTACGTAATGTACAAGTCTTCACTGATCCGGGTCGCTCTCGCGAGCGCGCTGCTGATAGCGGCGTCGAATCCACCGGCACCCGCCGCAGCCGCTGTCACCATCGTGGTCAACGGCGCAACCGTGTCGTTCGATCAACCACCGATCGAACGTTCGGGCCGAGTTTTTGTGCCGCTTCGCGGTGTGTTCGAGCGCATGGGCGCGACCGTCGTCTACGATAACGGTTTGATAAACGCCACCGGCAACGGCCGGAACATCTCACTGAGGATAGGTTCGACTGCCGCGACGATCAACGGACAGAACTACACGAGCGACGTGGCGCCGTTCTTGGTTGGTGCGCGCACTCTTGTGCCGCTGCGATTCATCTCCGAAGCGCTTGGGGCCGCGGTCAATTACGACTCGGGCAATCAGACCGTCAGCATTTCGACAAACGGCGGTTCTTCGGGATCGGGTTCGTCGCAGCCGGTCGCGCTCACCAATCTCAGCCCGCCCGATCAAGGCGTCGTTCAATCCAGCGAGCCTGCGGTCTCGGCCACCTTTTCGCAAACCGTCGATCCGAATTCCGTGAAAGTTACCATAGACTCTCGCGATGTGACCAGCGCGACCGCCATCTCGCCGACCGACTTCCTCTTCACGCCGCCGTACGCGCTTTCGACCGCCTCGCACACTGTGCGCGTCGTCGGCACGTCCTCGACCGGCTCATCGTTCGACTCCAGTTGGTCGTTCACGTCGGGCACGAGCACTAATGACAACTACCTCCACGATCTTCAGCCTTCGAGCGGCTCGATGGTCGGCGGTTCGTTTACGGTTTCCGGAACCGCTCTGCCGAATTCTCGCGTGCACATCGTTGCGGCCAGCGTGGCGATTGTCAACGGCGTCTTCCGGATGCCGGCCGGCAGCTATAATGCCGATGTCATCGCGGACGCCAACGGCTCTTTCTCACAAGTAGTCACGATCAACGTTGTGAGCGGCGGGAATGTCACCGTTCGCCTCACGGCGAGCAAGCCGACATCGAACTCCGCGACCATCACCCTGCATCTCAAGAGCTGACCAACGCCCACCCGCGTGATTGTAGGGGCCGACATTTATGGTCGGCCCCGCTTGCCCACGGGGCGAGCGATGCTCGCCCGAGTACAGACGAGACAAGACGACAAGGTACACGACGTCCTGCCGCAAAACGGCTGGACGTCGTCATTTGGGGAGAAAACATTTGACTCTCGCTTCTATGTCGGTGAGCGAATACGCGCATAGACTCGCATCGGCCGACCCAACGCCCGGCGGCGGAAGTGCAGCGGCAGCGGTTGGGGCATTCGCCGCCGGTCTTGTTCGCATGGTCGCGCAACTCACATCGAACTCGCCAAAATTCGCCGATGTGGCCGATCGCGCGACAATGCTCGGCGCATCGGCTGCGGAGATCGTGGACGAATTCGTGACCTGCATCGACGATGACGTCGTCGCGTTCGACCGCGTGAGTGTAGCCTACAAGCTCCCGAAGAGCACAGACGAGGAAAAAGGCGCGCGCAGCGCCGCCATACAGCAGGCGCTCGCGGGCGCCGCAGAGCCGCCATTGCGCGTCGTGGAGCTGGCCCATCGCACATGCGCACTCGCGGCCGAACTCGTGAACTTCGGCAATCCAAGCGCGGTGAGCGACATCGGGTGTGCCGCAGCGTTCGCACAGGGCGCGGCAAAAGGAGCCGCGCTCAACGTCGAGATCAACGTCAAGACGCTCAAGGACCGGGGTGCGGCCGACGCACTGACTTCGCGCCTGCATGCGGCCATGGCTCAAGTGAACGTCCAGTCGGAGGTCGTGCTTGGGAAAGTAAATGCGCTGCTCAAAGGCGGCGCATGATGGCGGCGACGCGCCTCGAAGG
Encoded proteins:
- a CDS encoding cyclodeaminase/cyclohydrolase family protein, whose protein sequence is MTLASMSVSEYAHRLASADPTPGGGSAAAAVGAFAAGLVRMVAQLTSNSPKFADVADRATMLGASAAEIVDEFVTCIDDDVVAFDRVSVAYKLPKSTDEEKGARSAAIQQALAGAAEPPLRVVELAHRTCALAAELVNFGNPSAVSDIGCAAAFAQGAAKGAALNVEINVKTLKDRGAADALTSRLHAAMAQVNVQSEVVLGKVNALLKGGA
- the ahcY gene encoding adenosylhomocysteinase, with amino-acid sequence MSTTQESMAAAAYDIKDLGLAESGRRRVAWAAQSMPVLAAVRDRFAKERPFADLRLGACLHVTTETANLMIALRAGGAEVALCASNPLSTQDDVAAVLVADHGCKIYAVKGEDNQRYYSHIEAVIATDPQFTMDDGCDLVTTILTKHPAKLAAIIGGTEETTTGVIRLRSMEKEGVLKYPIVAVNDALTKHLFDNRYGTGQSTLDGIVRATNVLLAGKVFVVAGYGWCGRGIAQRARGMGAGVIVTEIDPTKALEAAMDGYGVMTMEEAAHRGDIFVTVTGNTHVLREEHFLSMKSGALVANSGHFNVEVDIDALERLSEGEKSKPREFVEEYRLGDGRTICLLGEGRLINLAAAEGHPAAVMDMSFANQALAAEYVVKRRGSLKASVFPVPKEIDEEVARLKLAALGVTIDKLTGEQKKYLASWNEGT
- a CDS encoding copper amine oxidase N-terminal domain-containing protein — protein: MYKSSLIRVALASALLIAASNPPAPAAAAVTIVVNGATVSFDQPPIERSGRVFVPLRGVFERMGATVVYDNGLINATGNGRNISLRIGSTAATINGQNYTSDVAPFLVGARTLVPLRFISEALGAAVNYDSGNQTVSISTNGGSSGSGSSQPVALTNLSPPDQGVVQSSEPAVSATFSQTVDPNSVKVTIDSRDVTSATAISPTDFLFTPPYALSTASHTVRVVGTSSTGSSFDSSWSFTSGTSTNDNYLHDLQPSSGSMVGGSFTVSGTALPNSRVHIVAASVAIVNGVFRMPAGSYNADVIADANGSFSQVVTINVVSGGNVTVRLTASKPTSNSATITLHLKS